A portion of the bacterium genome contains these proteins:
- a CDS encoding GAF domain-containing protein: MPQPDNSHECLKVIRKISSELTSTLGFGEVLRYIARTTAETMEVKGCALRLVNKKTNELLLASSWGLSEEYLAKGPLHADHSLSACMEGETVHIPDVANDPRIEYPENARSAGIVSMLSVPMTSRNEIVGALRLYAATPRNFSEEEIEFVRTLADLGTLAIEHARLYSNLEKDHKSLIENFHHWFESSVYGNA, encoded by the coding sequence ATGCCGCAGCCAGACAATTCTCATGAGTGCTTGAAGGTCATCCGGAAAATCTCCTCGGAACTCACCTCAACGCTCGGTTTCGGTGAAGTACTCCGTTATATCGCGCGCACAACGGCGGAAACCATGGAAGTAAAAGGGTGCGCTCTGCGTCTCGTGAACAAAAAAACGAACGAACTCCTTCTCGCATCATCCTGGGGCCTGAGCGAGGAATACCTGGCCAAGGGACCGCTCCATGCGGACCACAGTCTCTCCGCCTGCATGGAGGGAGAGACGGTCCACATCCCCGATGTGGCCAACGACCCGCGCATCGAATATCCCGAGAATGCGCGATCGGCGGGCATCGTTTCCATGTTGTCGGTTCCCATGACTTCCCGGAATGAGATCGTCGGCGCCCTGCGTCTCTACGCCGCAACGCCGCGGAATTTTTCCGAAGAGGAAATCGAATTCGTCCGGACGCTCGCCGACCTGGGGACACTGGCCATCGAACACGCGCGGCTGTACTCGAATCTGGAGAAAGACCACAAATCGCTGATTGAGAATTTTCATCATTGGTTCGAATCAAGCGTTTACGGCAACGCCTGA
- a CDS encoding histone deacetylase, whose protein sequence is MPCFVYHPDYFADIGTHVLQAHKYRKTYERLREAGVPESEFAEPRAATPEELCLVHAREYIGDLERAVHTARTLPSELPLTEEIACASFLATGGTIQAAREALSSGRAMNLTGGFHHAFPDRAEGFCYINDLAVAVRTLQSEGLIRRAAVIDCDLHQGNGTAFIFRGEESVFTFSIHQENIYPLKRKSDLDIGLSDLTDDAIYLPHIRKHVPWILENHKPDLVIYQAGADPFAGDQLGSLKLSKKGLRERDEIVLGECRQRGIPVAGTLGGGYAANPEDTVDIHFQSAMAFWEG, encoded by the coding sequence ATGCCCTGCTTCGTTTATCATCCCGACTATTTCGCGGACATCGGGACGCACGTTCTTCAGGCCCACAAGTACCGGAAAACCTACGAGCGCCTTCGGGAGGCCGGGGTGCCGGAAAGTGAATTCGCGGAGCCGCGCGCGGCAACTCCCGAGGAGCTTTGCCTCGTTCACGCGCGGGAGTACATCGGCGATCTCGAAAGGGCGGTTCACACCGCCCGGACTTTGCCGAGCGAGCTCCCGCTGACCGAGGAGATTGCCTGCGCGAGCTTCCTTGCGACGGGGGGAACCATTCAGGCGGCGCGGGAGGCCCTTTCGTCCGGCCGGGCAATGAACCTGACGGGGGGTTTCCATCACGCGTTTCCCGACCGCGCAGAGGGCTTTTGCTACATCAACGATCTCGCCGTGGCCGTGCGGACCCTTCAAAGCGAGGGGCTGATCCGGCGCGCCGCCGTCATTGATTGCGATCTCCACCAGGGGAACGGAACGGCTTTCATCTTCCGAGGCGAGGAATCGGTTTTCACATTTTCGATCCACCAGGAAAACATCTACCCCCTCAAACGGAAAAGCGATCTCGATATCGGCCTCTCCGATCTGACTGACGACGCAATCTATCTCCCGCACATCCGCAAGCACGTGCCCTGGATTCTGGAGAACCACAAGCCCGACCTGGTCATCTACCAGGCGGGGGCCGACCCCTTCGCGGGCGATCAGCTGGGAAGCCTGAAGCTCTCGAAAAAGGGGCTCCGGGAGCGGGACGAAATTGTCCTCGGCGAATGCAGACAGCGCGGCATCCCCGTGGCCGGCACCCTGGGCGGCGGCTACGCGGCCAACCCCGAGGACACCGTGGACATCCATTTCCAGAGCGCGATGGCGTTCTGGGAGGGATAA